One genomic window of Streptomonospora nanhaiensis includes the following:
- a CDS encoding SGNH/GDSL hydrolase family protein: MTLDLHRDRLSYAALGDSFTEGVGDPYPDSAAGAHGHYRGWADRFAEHLAAQVPRLDYANLAVRGKLLRQVVAEQLPAALDMAPDLVTFSAGGNDVLRPGADPDRLADALEQAVRRLRGAGSEVVLFTGVNWSTGYMRVRIGLFARFYLNIRAVADRNGCYLVDQWAMRELLDPRAWDSDRLHMSPEGHRRLAVRVCEVLGVPVEDRPGDWPPLPPADPRARRRENARWAREFLVPWIGRRLTGRSSGDNVVAKRPRLEPLAAPRPEAPAGAPDPEG, encoded by the coding sequence GTGACACTCGACCTCCACCGCGACCGCCTGTCCTACGCCGCCCTCGGCGACAGCTTCACCGAGGGCGTCGGCGACCCCTACCCCGACTCCGCCGCCGGCGCCCACGGGCACTACCGCGGCTGGGCCGACCGCTTCGCCGAGCACCTGGCCGCCCAGGTGCCCCGCCTCGACTACGCCAACCTGGCGGTGCGCGGCAAGCTGCTGCGCCAGGTGGTGGCCGAGCAGTTGCCCGCGGCCCTCGACATGGCGCCCGACCTCGTCACCTTCTCCGCGGGCGGCAACGACGTCCTGCGCCCCGGCGCCGACCCCGACCGGCTCGCCGACGCCCTGGAGCAGGCGGTGCGCCGGCTGCGCGGCGCCGGATCCGAGGTCGTGCTGTTCACCGGCGTCAACTGGAGCACCGGCTACATGCGGGTGCGCATCGGGCTGTTCGCCCGCTTCTACCTGAACATCCGGGCCGTCGCCGACCGCAACGGCTGCTACCTGGTCGACCAGTGGGCCATGCGCGAACTCCTCGACCCCCGCGCCTGGGACTCCGACCGCCTGCACATGTCGCCCGAGGGCCACCGCCGGCTCGCCGTGCGCGTGTGCGAGGTGCTGGGCGTGCCCGTCGAAGACCGCCCCGGCGACTGGCCGCCGCTGCCGCCCGCCGACCCCCGCGCCCGGCGCCGCGAGAACGCCCGCTGGGCGCGCGAGTTCCTGGTGCCCTGGATCGGCCGGCGGCTCACCGGCCGCTCCTCGGGCGACAACGTCGTGGCCAAGCGCCCGCGCCTGGAACCCCTGGCCGCCCCGCGGCCGGAGGCCCCGGCCGGGGCGCCCGACCCCGAGGGCTGA
- a CDS encoding 2-hydroxy-3-oxopropionate reductase: protein MPQPHTIGFIGLGIMGLPMATNLVKAGYTVRGLDRSPDKTARFVENGGTAVHSCAEAAEGADTVITMLPDSPDVEAVLLGDDGVFAAAAPGTLVADMSTIRPDTARAVAAAGAERGLRVLDAPVSGGEAGAVEGALSIMVGGAAEDAAAAAPVFGPLGTPVHVGPSGAGQTVKAANQLIVAGNIQLVAEALVFLEAHGVDTGAALRVLNGGLAGSAVLTRKGEAMRTRSFEPGFRIELHHKDMGIVTAAAREAGVPIPVGALVAQFVAALNAQGHGGLDHSALLKLVERLAGDRR from the coding sequence ATGCCCCAACCGCACACCATCGGATTCATCGGCCTCGGCATTATGGGCCTGCCCATGGCCACCAACCTGGTCAAGGCCGGGTACACCGTGCGCGGCCTCGACCGCAGCCCCGACAAGACCGCCCGCTTCGTCGAGAACGGCGGCACCGCCGTCCACTCGTGCGCCGAGGCCGCCGAGGGCGCCGACACCGTCATCACCATGCTGCCCGACTCCCCGGACGTGGAGGCGGTGCTCCTCGGCGACGACGGCGTCTTCGCCGCCGCCGCCCCCGGCACGCTGGTCGCCGACATGAGCACCATCCGCCCCGACACCGCCCGCGCGGTCGCCGCCGCCGGCGCCGAGCGGGGCCTGCGCGTGCTCGACGCGCCCGTCAGCGGCGGCGAGGCCGGTGCCGTGGAGGGCGCGCTGTCCATCATGGTCGGCGGCGCGGCCGAGGACGCCGCCGCGGCGGCGCCCGTCTTCGGCCCGCTGGGCACCCCCGTGCACGTCGGCCCCTCGGGCGCCGGGCAGACCGTCAAGGCCGCCAACCAGCTCATCGTCGCGGGCAACATCCAGCTCGTCGCCGAGGCGCTGGTGTTCCTGGAGGCGCACGGCGTGGACACCGGCGCCGCGCTGCGCGTCCTCAACGGCGGCCTGGCCGGCAGCGCCGTGCTGACCCGCAAGGGCGAGGCCATGCGCACCCGCAGCTTCGAGCCGGGCTTCCGGATCGAGCTGCACCACAAGGACATGGGGATCGTCACCGCCGCCGCCCGCGAGGCCGGGGTGCCCATCCCCGTGGGCGCGCTGGTGGCCCAGTTCGTGGCCGCGCTCAACGCGCAGGGCCACGGCGGGCTCGACCACTCCGCGCTGCTCAAGCTGGTCGAGCGGCTCGCCGGCGACCGGCGGTAG
- a CDS encoding SGNH/GDSL hydrolase family protein, which yields MSGFETGREILSYVALGDSFTEGMDDPYPDSASTPHGRYRGWADRLAEHLGADGTEVRYANLAVRGKLIRQIVEEQVPLAVEWRPDLVTICAGGNDIIRPGGDPDLVARVFEAAVRRLRATGAHIVIFTGMDTGFQPVMRHLRGKVATYNMHLRGIADDHGCDVVDLWSMKVLQDRRAWSVDRLHLSPEGHRRVALKVCEVLGVAAAGDWREPWPADGPRDWRAARQEDLSWAREYLVPWIGRRLTGRSSGDGLAPKRPRLERLEALERMQDAARRVAADTERGV from the coding sequence ATGAGCGGCTTTGAGACCGGGCGCGAGATCCTCTCCTACGTCGCCCTCGGCGACAGCTTCACCGAGGGCATGGACGACCCCTATCCCGACTCCGCGAGCACGCCGCACGGCCGCTACCGCGGCTGGGCCGACCGGCTCGCCGAGCACCTCGGCGCCGACGGCACCGAGGTGCGCTACGCCAACCTCGCCGTGCGCGGCAAGCTCATCCGCCAGATCGTGGAGGAGCAGGTGCCGCTCGCGGTGGAGTGGCGGCCCGACCTGGTCACCATCTGCGCCGGCGGCAACGACATCATCCGCCCCGGCGGCGACCCCGACCTGGTGGCCCGGGTCTTCGAGGCGGCCGTCCGGCGGCTGCGCGCCACCGGTGCCCACATCGTGATCTTCACCGGCATGGACACCGGGTTCCAGCCGGTCATGCGCCACCTGCGCGGCAAGGTCGCCACCTACAACATGCACCTGCGGGGCATCGCCGACGACCACGGCTGCGACGTCGTGGACCTGTGGAGCATGAAGGTGCTCCAGGACCGCCGCGCCTGGAGCGTGGACCGGCTGCACCTGTCGCCCGAGGGACACCGCCGCGTGGCGCTGAAGGTCTGCGAGGTCCTCGGCGTTGCGGCCGCCGGTGACTGGCGCGAGCCCTGGCCGGCCGACGGCCCCCGCGACTGGCGGGCCGCCCGCCAGGAGGACCTGTCGTGGGCGCGGGAGTACCTGGTGCCCTGGATCGGCCGCCGGCTCACCGGGCGGTCGTCGGGCGACGGCCTCGCGCCCAAGCGCCCCCGCCTGGAGCGGCTGGAGGCGCTGGAGCGCATGCAGGACGCGGCGCGGCGCGTGGCGGCCGACACCGAGCGCGGGGTGTGA
- a CDS encoding hydroxypyruvate isomerase family protein gives MSRTVPTLPYTVNCSLVFTELPLLQRPAAARAAGFEAVEFWWPFERAVPADSEVDAFVAAVTDAGVRLTGLNLFAGRLPGPDRGVLSHPDRVQEVRDNLEVVAAIAERTGTTMFNALYGLRLAGVDPAEQDETALLNTVTAAKALGRVGGTVLIEPLSGAEDYPLLTAADGAAFVDRARAAGAPNVALLADLYHLAVNGDDVAAVVRDRAAELGHIQIADAPGRGEPGTGDLPLLDLLATAQAGGYTGHVGLEYQPSGASADSFGWLGR, from the coding sequence GTGAGCCGCACCGTGCCGACCCTGCCCTACACCGTGAACTGCTCCCTGGTGTTCACCGAGCTTCCGCTGCTCCAGCGCCCGGCCGCCGCCCGGGCCGCCGGGTTCGAGGCGGTGGAGTTCTGGTGGCCCTTCGAGCGGGCGGTCCCCGCCGACTCCGAGGTCGACGCCTTCGTCGCCGCCGTCACCGACGCCGGGGTCCGCCTCACCGGCCTCAACCTCTTCGCCGGGCGGCTGCCCGGCCCCGACCGGGGCGTGCTGTCCCATCCCGACCGCGTCCAGGAGGTGCGCGACAACCTGGAGGTGGTCGCCGCGATCGCCGAGCGCACCGGCACCACCATGTTCAACGCCCTCTACGGCCTGCGCCTGGCGGGCGTGGACCCCGCCGAGCAGGACGAGACCGCCCTGCTGAACACCGTCACCGCCGCCAAGGCGCTCGGCCGGGTCGGCGGCACCGTGCTCATCGAACCCCTCAGCGGCGCCGAGGACTACCCGCTGCTCACCGCCGCCGACGGCGCGGCGTTCGTCGACCGCGCCCGCGCCGCGGGCGCGCCCAACGTGGCGCTGCTGGCCGACCTCTACCACCTGGCCGTCAACGGCGACGACGTCGCGGCCGTGGTGCGCGACCGCGCCGCCGAACTCGGCCACATCCAGATCGCCGACGCCCCCGGGCGCGGCGAACCCGGCACCGGAGACCTGCCGCTCCTGGACCTGCTCGCCACCGCCCAGGCCGGCGGCTACACCGGCCACGTCGGCCTGGAGTACCAGCCCAGCGGGGCCAGCGCCGACAGCTTCGGCTGGCTCGGGCGCTGA
- a CDS encoding isoprenyl transferase, producing MSLFNNPPEAPIQGYRPPNPHPSGARPPELPKELVPRHVAVVMDGNGRWAKQRGLARTEGHKAGESSLFDVVEGALELGVGYLSAYAFSTENWKRSPEEVRFLMGFNREVIRRRRDELHAMGVRVRWAGRRGRLWKSVISELEDAEEMTKHNTALTLQFCVNYGGRAEITDAAAAIARAAAEGRLNPDRITEATLAKYLDEPDIPDVDLFLRSSGEQRFSNFLLWQSAYAEMVFLDTLWPDFDRRHLWHACQIYASRDRRYGGAVPNPVEPEPHTGESR from the coding sequence TTGAGCCTGTTCAACAACCCGCCCGAAGCCCCGATCCAGGGCTACCGCCCGCCCAACCCGCACCCCAGCGGCGCCCGGCCGCCCGAACTCCCCAAGGAACTGGTGCCGCGGCACGTGGCGGTCGTCATGGACGGCAACGGCCGCTGGGCCAAGCAGCGGGGCCTCGCGCGCACCGAGGGCCACAAGGCCGGCGAGAGCTCCCTGTTCGACGTGGTCGAGGGCGCGCTGGAGCTGGGCGTGGGCTACCTGTCGGCCTACGCGTTCTCCACCGAGAACTGGAAGCGCTCGCCCGAGGAGGTCCGCTTCCTCATGGGCTTCAACCGCGAGGTCATCCGCCGCCGCCGCGACGAACTGCACGCCATGGGCGTGCGGGTGCGCTGGGCGGGTCGGCGCGGGCGGCTGTGGAAGAGCGTCATCTCCGAGCTTGAGGACGCCGAGGAGATGACCAAGCACAACACCGCGCTCACCCTCCAGTTCTGCGTCAACTACGGCGGGCGCGCCGAGATCACCGACGCCGCCGCGGCGATCGCCCGCGCCGCCGCCGAGGGCCGCCTCAACCCCGACCGCATCACCGAGGCCACGCTCGCCAAGTACCTCGACGAACCCGACATCCCCGACGTCGACCTCTTCCTGCGGTCCTCGGGCGAGCAGCGGTTCTCCAACTTCCTGCTGTGGCAGTCGGCCTACGCCGAGATGGTCTTCCTCGACACGCTCTGGCCCGACTTCGACCGCCGCCACCTCTGGCACGCCTGCCAGATCTACGCCAGCCGCGACCGCCGCTACGGCGGCGCCGTGCCCAACCCCGTCGAGCCCGAACCCCACACGGGGGAGTCCCGGTGA
- the gcl gene encoding glyoxylate carboligase, which produces MVQMPAMNAVVEVLKSEGVDVAFGCPGAAILPLYKALEEVGGIEHLTVRHEEGATHMADAWARTNGRVGVAIGTSGPAGTNMITGLYTALADSVPMVCITGQNVSTKLHQEAFQAVDIVAVATPVTKWAVQLKEAGQAPWIFREAFRIAREGRPGPVLVDIPLDIAQRTVTYDPAIDAPLPVHPVRPHPPRVERALDMLLAAERPLLLAGGGVVTADAAAELRAVAEYLQVPVQTTLMGKGAFDEDSPLFAGMTGIQTSQRYGNASFLEADLVLAVGARFGDRHTGRLDVYRGDRAFIHVDIEPTQIGKVFEPDLGVVSDARLFLRELAGLAARRGPARAPGPWVARVNRLKAELGRREDFDTVPIKAPRVYKEINAAFGPETYFVTAIGLYQIWGGQHQKAHLPRHYQVCGQAGPLGWEIPAAIGVRKALERTDPDAEVVGIVGDYSFQYTVEELAVAAQYDVPFVLIMINNEYLGLIRQAEIPYGMNYQVDIHYDDHGTDNVQIMAAYGCSGRRVTEPADIRPAIDWARKEAQRTSRPVLVEIMIEREANTPHGPAIDAVAEFEPLPGAAA; this is translated from the coding sequence ATGGTACAGATGCCCGCGATGAACGCCGTGGTGGAGGTGCTGAAGTCCGAAGGCGTCGACGTCGCCTTCGGCTGCCCCGGCGCCGCCATCCTCCCCCTCTACAAGGCGCTGGAGGAGGTGGGCGGCATCGAGCACCTGACCGTCCGCCACGAGGAGGGCGCCACCCACATGGCCGACGCCTGGGCCCGCACCAACGGGCGGGTCGGCGTGGCCATCGGCACCTCGGGGCCGGCCGGCACCAACATGATCACCGGCCTCTACACCGCGCTCGCCGACTCCGTCCCCATGGTCTGCATCACCGGCCAGAACGTCTCGACCAAGCTGCACCAGGAGGCGTTCCAGGCGGTCGACATCGTCGCCGTGGCCACGCCCGTCACCAAGTGGGCGGTGCAGCTCAAGGAGGCCGGCCAGGCCCCGTGGATCTTCCGCGAGGCGTTCCGGATCGCCCGCGAGGGCCGCCCCGGGCCGGTGCTGGTCGACATCCCGCTCGACATCGCCCAGCGCACCGTCACCTACGACCCCGCCATCGACGCCCCCCTGCCCGTGCACCCGGTGCGCCCGCACCCCCCGCGGGTCGAGCGCGCCCTGGACATGCTGCTGGCCGCCGAGCGGCCCCTGCTGCTGGCCGGGGGCGGGGTCGTCACCGCCGACGCCGCCGCCGAGCTGCGCGCGGTCGCCGAGTACCTGCAGGTGCCGGTGCAGACCACGCTCATGGGCAAGGGCGCCTTCGACGAGGACAGCCCGCTGTTCGCCGGGATGACCGGCATCCAGACCTCCCAGCGCTACGGCAACGCCTCCTTCCTTGAGGCCGACCTCGTGCTGGCGGTGGGCGCGCGCTTCGGCGACCGCCACACCGGGCGGCTGGACGTCTACCGGGGCGACCGCGCGTTCATCCACGTCGACATCGAGCCCACGCAGATCGGCAAGGTCTTCGAGCCCGACCTCGGCGTGGTCTCCGACGCCCGCCTGTTCCTGCGCGAACTGGCCGGCCTCGCCGCCCGGCGCGGCCCCGCCCGCGCCCCCGGCCCGTGGGTGGCGCGCGTCAACCGGCTCAAGGCCGAGCTGGGCCGGCGCGAGGACTTCGACACCGTGCCCATCAAGGCGCCGCGCGTCTACAAGGAGATCAACGCCGCGTTCGGCCCCGAGACCTACTTCGTCACCGCCATCGGGCTCTACCAGATCTGGGGCGGCCAGCACCAGAAGGCCCACCTGCCGCGCCACTACCAGGTGTGCGGCCAGGCGGGGCCGCTGGGCTGGGAGATCCCGGCGGCCATCGGCGTGCGCAAGGCGCTGGAGCGCACCGACCCCGACGCCGAGGTGGTGGGGATCGTGGGCGACTACAGCTTCCAGTACACCGTCGAGGAACTGGCGGTCGCCGCGCAGTACGACGTCCCCTTCGTGCTCATCATGATCAACAACGAGTACCTGGGGCTCATCCGCCAGGCCGAGATCCCCTACGGCATGAACTACCAGGTCGACATCCACTACGACGACCACGGCACCGACAACGTCCAGATCATGGCGGCCTACGGCTGCTCCGGCCGCCGGGTGACCGAGCCCGCCGACATCCGCCCGGCGATCGACTGGGCGCGCAAGGAGGCCCAGCGCACCAGCCGCCCGGTGCTGGTGGAGATCATGATCGAGCGTGAGGCCAACACCCCCCACGGCCCCGCCATCGACGCGGTGGCGGAGTTCGAGCCGCTGCCCGGCGCCGCAGCCTAG
- a CDS encoding CAP domain-containing protein, with amino-acid sequence MARGQRRRGRRRGGTRARRRAEAHRGGTWRRTLVGSLTAVPVGLGLAAALIVAAGGPGAAPFAEESGTGAAGVPDDALPPAADDFFDDVGGSGGAPEEAGSAAGAGAGAGGTGGGAAANGGVASGGTVIEVSPQPSEPAPPEAGPGPEDPGQDGPDAPGAPPSLAAAVVEIANDERADAGCAPLRVDPRLTAASQNHADDMAERDYMAHETPEGVGPQERAEEAGYSAWSGENVAAGYSSAEAVMDGWMNSPGHRANILDCGNTEIGVGVTDGMWAQNFGAE; translated from the coding sequence ATGGCTCGCGGACAACGCAGGCGCGGCCGGAGACGCGGCGGCACCCGCGCGCGGCGCCGCGCGGAGGCGCACCGCGGCGGGACCTGGCGGCGCACCCTGGTGGGCTCCCTGACGGCGGTTCCGGTCGGCCTGGGCCTGGCCGCCGCGCTGATCGTGGCCGCGGGCGGCCCGGGGGCGGCGCCCTTCGCCGAGGAGAGCGGCACCGGTGCGGCCGGAGTGCCCGACGACGCCCTGCCGCCCGCCGCCGACGACTTCTTCGACGACGTCGGCGGCTCCGGCGGTGCGCCCGAGGAGGCCGGCTCCGCCGCCGGAGCCGGAGCGGGCGCCGGAGGCACCGGGGGCGGCGCGGCGGCCAACGGCGGCGTGGCCAGCGGCGGCACGGTCATCGAGGTCTCCCCCCAGCCCTCGGAGCCCGCCCCGCCCGAGGCCGGCCCCGGGCCCGAGGACCCCGGGCAGGACGGCCCGGACGCCCCCGGAGCGCCCCCGTCCCTGGCCGCGGCGGTCGTGGAGATCGCCAACGACGAGCGCGCCGACGCCGGCTGCGCCCCGCTGCGGGTGGACCCCCGGCTCACCGCCGCCTCCCAGAACCACGCCGACGACATGGCCGAGCGCGACTACATGGCGCACGAGACGCCCGAGGGCGTGGGACCCCAGGAGCGCGCCGAGGAGGCCGGGTACTCGGCGTGGTCGGGCGAGAACGTCGCCGCCGGCTACTCCTCGGCCGAGGCGGTCATGGACGGGTGGATGAACAGCCCCGGCCACCGCGCCAACATCCTCGACTGCGGCAACACCGAGATCGGCGTGGGCGTCACCGACGGAATGTGGGCGCAGAACTTCGGCGCCGAGTAG
- the leuA gene encoding 2-isopropylmalate synthase has protein sequence MVPQQQPSGMPVHRYRPFPVVDLPDRTWPGKTITTAPRWLSTDLRDGNQALIEPMDPQRKHEMFDLLVRMGYKEIEVGFPAASQTDFDFVRSLIEGGKIPDDVQISVLTQARAELIDRTVQSLVGAKRATVHLYNATAPEFRRVVFNVDRDACKAIAVNGTREVMACIERYLGDAEYVGYEYSPEIFIDTELDFALEVCEAVMDEWRPGPGREIILNLPATVERATPNVYADQIEWMSRNLSRREYVCLSVHPHNDRGTGIASAEFGVMAGADRVEGCLFGHGERTGNVDLVTLGMNLFSQGVDPQIDFSDLDEIRRVVEHCTQLPVAPRHPYGGDLVYTAFSGSHQDAIKKGFAALERDAAEAGVPVSEYRWQVPYLPIDPKDVGRNYEAVIRVNSQSGKGGVSYILQRDHALDPPRRLQIEFSHKVQAHTDAEGGEFTGERIWEIFTDTYLRDNGPVAVLAHRSDSGADGTYRISADVRVHGEIREITGSGQGPISAFCDALTAVDVKVRVLDYVEHSLDVGSDARAAAYVEAEIDGRTVWGVGIHHSITTASLKAVCSAVGRAQAEAAEEG, from the coding sequence ATGGTGCCGCAGCAGCAACCCAGTGGTATGCCCGTACACCGCTACCGCCCGTTCCCGGTCGTGGACCTGCCCGACCGCACCTGGCCCGGCAAGACCATCACCACCGCCCCGCGCTGGCTGTCCACCGACCTGCGCGACGGCAACCAGGCCCTGATCGAGCCGATGGACCCCCAGCGCAAGCACGAGATGTTCGACCTGCTGGTGCGCATGGGCTACAAGGAGATCGAGGTCGGGTTCCCCGCCGCCAGCCAGACCGACTTCGACTTCGTGCGCAGCCTGATCGAGGGCGGCAAGATCCCCGACGACGTCCAGATCTCGGTCCTGACCCAGGCCCGCGCCGAGCTGATCGACCGCACCGTGCAGAGCCTGGTCGGCGCCAAGCGCGCCACCGTGCACCTGTACAACGCCACCGCGCCGGAGTTCCGCCGGGTGGTGTTCAACGTCGACCGCGACGCGTGCAAGGCCATCGCCGTCAACGGCACCCGCGAGGTCATGGCCTGCATCGAGCGCTACCTGGGCGACGCCGAGTACGTCGGCTACGAGTACTCGCCCGAGATCTTCATCGACACCGAGCTGGACTTCGCGCTGGAGGTCTGCGAGGCCGTCATGGACGAGTGGCGGCCCGGCCCCGGCCGCGAGATCATCCTCAACCTGCCGGCCACCGTCGAGCGCGCCACGCCCAACGTCTACGCCGACCAGATCGAGTGGATGAGCCGCAACCTGAGCCGGCGGGAGTACGTCTGCCTGTCGGTGCACCCGCACAACGACCGCGGCACCGGGATCGCCTCGGCCGAGTTCGGCGTCATGGCCGGCGCCGACCGCGTCGAGGGCTGCCTGTTCGGCCACGGCGAGCGCACCGGCAACGTCGACCTGGTCACCCTGGGCATGAACCTGTTCAGCCAGGGCGTGGACCCCCAGATCGACTTCTCCGACCTCGACGAGATCCGCCGCGTGGTCGAGCACTGCACCCAGCTGCCGGTCGCGCCGCGCCACCCCTACGGCGGCGACCTGGTCTACACCGCCTTCTCCGGGTCCCACCAGGACGCCATCAAGAAGGGCTTCGCCGCGCTGGAGCGCGACGCCGCCGAGGCGGGCGTGCCGGTGTCGGAGTACCGCTGGCAGGTGCCCTACCTGCCCATCGACCCCAAGGACGTCGGCCGCAACTACGAGGCCGTCATCCGGGTCAACAGCCAGTCGGGCAAGGGCGGGGTGTCCTACATCCTGCAGCGCGACCACGCGCTGGACCCGCCGCGCCGCCTGCAGATCGAGTTCTCCCACAAGGTGCAGGCCCACACCGACGCCGAGGGCGGGGAGTTCACCGGCGAGCGCATCTGGGAGATCTTCACCGACACCTACCTGCGCGACAACGGGCCGGTGGCGGTGCTGGCGCACCGCTCCGACTCCGGGGCCGACGGCACCTACCGCATCAGCGCCGACGTGCGCGTCCACGGAGAGATCCGCGAGATCACCGGCTCCGGGCAGGGCCCGATCTCGGCGTTCTGCGACGCGCTGACCGCCGTCGACGTGAAGGTGCGGGTGCTGGACTACGTCGAGCACTCCCTGGACGTCGGCTCCGACGCCCGCGCCGCCGCCTACGTCGAGGCCGAGATCGACGGCCGCACCGTGTGGGGCGTGGGCATCCACCACAGCATCACCACGGCGTCGCTGAAGGCGGTGTGCAGCGCCGTCGGCCGCGCCCAGGCCGAGGCCGCCGAGGAGGGCTAG
- the recO gene encoding DNA repair protein RecO has protein sequence MSLYRDEGVVLRTQKLGEADRIVTLLTRRTGLVRAVGKGVRRTKSRFGARLEPFTHVDLQLYTGRTLDVITQAETLRAYGETIVTDYPRYTAATAMLETAEKIVVVEKDPALRQFLLLIGALRTLGEGTHDPRLVLDAYLLRSLAVAGYAPALQECAKCGSRGEHRSFAVHAGGSVCSVCRPHGCTHPAPETLRLMVALLGGDWPEADSSADRHRTECSGLVAAYLQWHLENGIRSLRLVERS, from the coding sequence GTGAGCCTGTACCGCGACGAAGGAGTCGTCCTCCGCACCCAGAAACTGGGCGAGGCCGACCGCATCGTCACGCTCCTGACCCGGCGCACCGGCCTGGTGCGGGCGGTGGGCAAGGGCGTGCGGCGCACCAAGTCCCGCTTCGGCGCCCGCCTGGAGCCCTTCACCCACGTCGACCTGCAGCTCTACACCGGCCGCACCCTCGACGTCATCACCCAGGCCGAGACCCTGCGCGCCTACGGCGAGACCATCGTCACCGACTACCCCCGCTACACCGCCGCCACGGCCATGCTCGAAACCGCCGAGAAGATCGTCGTGGTCGAGAAGGACCCCGCCCTGCGCCAGTTCCTGCTGCTGATCGGCGCGCTGCGTACCCTGGGTGAGGGCACCCACGACCCCCGGCTGGTCCTCGACGCCTACCTGCTGCGCTCGCTCGCCGTGGCCGGCTACGCGCCGGCGCTGCAGGAGTGCGCCAAGTGCGGCTCGCGCGGCGAGCACCGCTCCTTCGCGGTCCACGCCGGCGGATCGGTGTGCTCGGTGTGCCGCCCCCACGGCTGTACCCACCCCGCTCCCGAAACCCTGCGGCTGATGGTCGCCCTGCTCGGCGGAGACTGGCCCGAGGCCGACTCCAGCGCCGACCGCCACCGCACCGAGTGCAGCGGGCTGGTCGCCGCCTACCTGCAGTGGCACCTCGAAAACGGAATCCGATCCCTGCGTCTTGTGGAGCGCTCTTGA